A window of Novosphingobium terrae contains these coding sequences:
- the pip gene encoding prolyl aminopeptidase, with amino-acid sequence MTQLRTFYPPIEPYETGTLDVGDGHVIYYERSGTPGAKPAVFLHGGPGGGISAKHRRLFDPSAYDVLLFDQRGCGRSTPHAGLEANTTWHLVADIERLRELAGVDKWLVFGGSWGSALGLAYAETHPERVSELVLRGIFTVREAELSWYYQFGASEVHPDKWEEFLAPIPPEEHGDLRKAYRKRLVGDNVEEQLAAAQAWTLWEGRTLTLLPDPDTTSGFEDPHFALAFARIENHYFVHHGWLEDNQLIRDASRLRGIPGTIVHGRYDMACPTRTAWDLHKAWPEAEFHLIEGAGHAFSEAGILDRLIRATDAYAASSKG; translated from the coding sequence ATGACGCAGCTTCGCACCTTCTATCCGCCCATCGAACCCTATGAAACCGGCACGCTCGATGTCGGTGACGGCCATGTGATCTATTATGAGCGCAGCGGCACGCCGGGCGCCAAGCCTGCGGTCTTTCTGCATGGCGGCCCTGGCGGCGGGATTTCGGCCAAACATCGCCGCCTGTTCGATCCTTCTGCCTATGATGTGCTGTTGTTCGACCAGCGCGGTTGCGGCCGCTCCACCCCGCATGCCGGGCTGGAGGCCAACACCACCTGGCATCTGGTCGCCGATATCGAGCGGCTGCGCGAGCTGGCCGGGGTGGATAAGTGGCTGGTGTTCGGCGGTTCATGGGGATCTGCGCTGGGGCTGGCCTATGCGGAAACCCATCCCGAGCGGGTCAGCGAGCTGGTGCTGCGCGGCATCTTCACCGTGCGTGAGGCGGAACTGTCATGGTATTATCAGTTCGGCGCCTCCGAAGTGCATCCGGATAAGTGGGAAGAGTTCCTCGCGCCGATCCCGCCCGAAGAACATGGCGATCTGCGCAAGGCCTACCGCAAGCGGCTGGTCGGCGACAATGTGGAAGAGCAACTGGCCGCAGCGCAGGCCTGGACCCTCTGGGAAGGGCGCACACTGACCCTGCTGCCCGATCCGGACACCACATCGGGCTTTGAGGACCCGCATTTCGCTCTGGCCTTTGCGCGGATCGAGAACCATTATTTCGTCCATCACGGTTGGCTGGAGGACAATCAGCTGATCCGCGATGCCAGTCGCCTGCGCGGCATTCCCGGCACCATCGTCCATGGCCGCTACGATATGGCCTGCCCCACGCGCACCGCCTGGGATCTGCACAAGGCCTGGCCGGAAGCCGAGTTCCATCTGATCGAGGGCGCGGGCCATGCCTTCTCCGAAGCAGGAATCCTCGACCGGCTGATCCGCGCCACGGATGCTTATGCGGCCTCTTCCAAAGGGTGA
- the pqqC gene encoding pyrroloquinoline-quinone synthase PqqC yields the protein MTDLLSPEGLEAALRQIGAERYHIHHPFHRLLHDGKLSLGQVQAWTLNRYYYQASIPAKDATLMARLPTVEQRREWRRRIEDHDGDGDKPGGIERWLKLAEGVGLDRAMVESAALILPETRFAVDAYLHFVRDRSLLEAVASSLTELFSPQVIAERVSGMLTHYDFIQPETLAYFTPRLTQAPQDSAWALAYVKEHADTVEKQQAVLAALRFKCDVLWCQLDGLYLAYVAPGMIPPGAFVPEG from the coding sequence ATGACGGACTTGTTGTCCCCTGAAGGCCTTGAAGCCGCGCTGCGCCAGATTGGTGCCGAGCGTTACCATATCCATCACCCCTTCCACCGCCTGCTGCATGACGGCAAGCTCAGCCTTGGGCAGGTTCAGGCCTGGACGCTCAACCGCTATTACTATCAGGCCTCGATCCCCGCCAAGGATGCCACGCTGATGGCGCGCCTGCCCACGGTGGAGCAGCGCCGCGAATGGCGCCGCCGTATCGAGGACCATGATGGCGATGGTGACAAGCCCGGCGGCATCGAACGCTGGCTGAAGCTGGCCGAGGGTGTCGGGCTTGATAGGGCGATGGTGGAAAGCGCGGCGCTGATCCTGCCTGAAACGCGCTTCGCGGTGGATGCCTATCTCCATTTCGTGCGGGACCGTTCGCTGCTGGAGGCGGTGGCGTCATCACTGACCGAACTCTTCTCGCCACAGGTCATTGCCGAGCGGGTTTCGGGCATGCTGACCCATTACGATTTCATCCAGCCGGAGACTTTGGCCTATTTCACCCCGCGCCTGACGCAAGCCCCGCAGGACAGCGCCTGGGCGCTGGCCTATGTGAAGGAGCATGCCGATACGGTCGAGAAGCAGCAGGCGGTGCTGGCTGCGCTGCGCTTCAAATGCGATGTGCTGTGGTGCCAGCTGGACGGGCTTTATCTGGCCTATGTCGCGCCGGGGATGATCCCGCCGGGCGCCTTTGTGCCGGAGGGTTGA
- the pqqE gene encoding pyrroloquinoline quinone biosynthesis protein PqqE has translation MNIPAPPMGLIAELTHRCPLQCAYCSNPLQMDAPKSELSTDEWKHVLDQAARIGILQVHFSGGEPMARRDLPELIAHAAGAGLYTNVITSGVLLSDAAMAGLIAAGVDHVQLSFQDADAEKADHYGGYRGGHAKKLEAARRIRDSGLPLTANFVIHKQNIARVEAMIALGEELGAERMEIAHTQYYGWALLNRDALLPSREQLDFATSVVEAARARLKGRIAIDYVVPDYHAARPKACMGGWGNRFINISPSGKALPCHAAETLPGFTFPSVKETSLAEIWLGSDAFNRFRGTDWMPETCRSCDRREIDWGGCRCQALALAGDAAKTDPACHRAPDHHLIEEAVVAAAASETLELVPRRMQ, from the coding sequence ATGAATATTCCCGCGCCGCCGATGGGCTTGATTGCGGAACTCACGCATCGCTGCCCGCTGCAATGCGCCTATTGCTCCAACCCGTTGCAGATGGATGCGCCCAAATCGGAACTCTCCACCGATGAGTGGAAACATGTGCTGGATCAGGCGGCTCGGATCGGCATCCTGCAAGTCCATTTCTCCGGGGGCGAGCCGATGGCGCGGCGCGATCTGCCCGAACTGATCGCCCATGCGGCGGGGGCGGGGCTCTACACCAATGTCATCACCTCGGGCGTGCTGCTCAGCGATGCGGCGATGGCAGGGCTGATCGCGGCGGGCGTGGACCATGTGCAGCTCAGCTTTCAGGATGCCGATGCGGAGAAAGCCGATCATTACGGCGGCTATCGCGGCGGCCATGCCAAAAAGCTGGAGGCGGCCCGCCGCATCCGCGACTCCGGCCTGCCGCTGACCGCCAATTTCGTGATCCACAAGCAGAACATCGCTCGCGTCGAGGCGATGATCGCGCTGGGTGAGGAACTGGGCGCCGAGCGGATGGAGATCGCCCATACCCAATATTACGGCTGGGCGCTGCTTAACCGCGATGCGCTGCTGCCCAGCCGCGAACAGCTGGATTTTGCCACAAGCGTTGTCGAGGCCGCGCGGGCAAGGCTGAAGGGGCGGATCGCCATCGATTATGTGGTGCCCGATTATCATGCCGCCCGGCCCAAGGCCTGTATGGGGGGCTGGGGGAACCGCTTCATCAACATCTCGCCCTCGGGTAAGGCGCTGCCCTGCCATGCGGCGGAGACCTTGCCCGGCTTCACCTTTCCCTCGGTGAAGGAAACCTCTCTGGCCGAAATCTGGCTGGGATCGGACGCTTTCAACCGCTTTCGTGGCACGGATTGGATGCCCGAAACCTGCCGCAGTTGCGACCGGCGTGAGATCGACTGGGGCGGTTGCCGCTGTCAGGCTCTGGCGCTGGCCGGCGACGCAGCGAAAACCGATCCGGCCTGCCACCGCGCGCCCGACCATCATCTGATCGAGGAAGCGGTCGTGGCAGCCGCTGCTTCTGAAACACTGGAACTTGTGCCGCGCAGGATGCAATAA
- the pqqD gene encoding pyrroloquinoline quinone biosynthesis peptide chaperone PqqD, whose protein sequence is MGAVSDVPAFRRGVKFRFDSVRDSWVLLAPEKLFMPDEIAVEILKLVDGERAIAAIVDDLAARFDAPRGEIETDVIATLEDLSAKGAIQL, encoded by the coding sequence ATGGGCGCTGTCAGTGATGTGCCCGCGTTCCGGCGCGGCGTGAAATTCCGCTTCGACAGCGTGCGTGACAGCTGGGTGCTGCTGGCCCCCGAAAAGCTGTTTATGCCCGATGAGATTGCGGTGGAAATTCTGAAGCTGGTCGATGGTGAGCGCGCCATTGCAGCTATCGTCGATGATCTGGCCGCCCGCTTCGATGCGCCGCGCGGGGAGATCGAAACTGATGTGATCGCCACTCTTGAGGATCTGTCGGCGAAGGGGGCCATCCAGCTATGA